One window from the genome of Dyella sp. A6 encodes:
- a CDS encoding NAD(P)H-dependent oxidoreductase produces MKPRIALIIGSTRPSRFADVPAQWMLKQAEERDDMEVDMVDLRDHPLPFFAEVASSMRAPSQSAEARRWQQTLRQYDGFIFVIAEYNHSITAVLKNALDQAYSEWNRKPFTAIGYGGLGASRALEHLRCIAIELHMVSTRSAVHIGGHDFQAIHPAFGNKPVEEIEKTLLPSATAALDELAWWARATMVARAQSL; encoded by the coding sequence ATGAAACCACGTATTGCACTCATCATCGGCTCCACCCGCCCCAGCCGATTTGCGGACGTACCTGCCCAATGGATGCTAAAGCAGGCCGAGGAGCGCGATGACATGGAGGTCGACATGGTCGATCTGCGTGACCATCCCCTGCCGTTTTTCGCTGAGGTCGCCTCAAGCATGCGTGCCCCCAGCCAGTCTGCTGAAGCCCGTCGATGGCAGCAGACGCTCCGTCAATACGACGGCTTCATCTTTGTGATCGCGGAGTACAACCATTCGATCACCGCGGTACTGAAAAACGCGCTGGATCAGGCCTACAGCGAATGGAACCGCAAGCCTTTCACCGCAATCGGCTATGGTGGTTTAGGCGCCAGTCGAGCACTTGAGCACCTGCGTTGCATTGCAATCGAATTGCACATGGTGTCAACACGCAGCGCCGTCCACATTGGCGGTCATGATTTCCAGGCGATACATCCGGCGTTCGGCAACAAACCCGTTGAGGAGATTGAGAAGACACTGCTTCCGTCGGCCACCGCGGCGCTCGACGAGCTTGCCTGGTGGGCACGCGCAACAATGGTCGCGCGCGCCCAATCCCTTTGA